Genomic DNA from Dehalogenimonas lykanthroporepellens BL-DC-9:
AGAATTCTGTAAAACTTGTGGGATATGTGCCGACGTTTGCCCAGCCGGAGCAATTCCTACAGTAGAAGAGTATAGAGAGCCAACTTGGGATCGAGCAACTGGTCCCTGGAGTGCTTCCAATGACCATAAAGGATATCCTAATAAATCCATTGAATGCGTAAAGTGGTATTTTTCTAATGCAGTTACAGCCTTCGCTCCTGCCTCTCGCCCAGTTGGTGTGTGTCGTCGATGTTCCAGCCATTGTGTCTTTAGTAAAGATCATAAAGCTTGGATTCATGAAGTAGTTAAGGGTGTAGTGTCCACTACTCCTGTGATGAACAGCTTCTTTACTAAAATGGATACGCTATCCGGTTACAGTGACGTCATCTCAGATGAAGGCAGGGCTGAATATTGGCACCAGTACCTGCCCGCTATTTAAAATGAGAGAGGAAAAAACATGAAATTAAATATTGACTTTAAATGGTATCAATGGCTTTTTGGAGTGATTTCTCTTATTCTGGCATTTTTCTTGACTCATGAAATATTTGCTACCCTAGCAGAATCTCAGCCTGGCGTTGTCAAGGTACTTTCCTTGCTTATAGGAATCCCATTGATTATCTTCCTGTATCTGACCTTTGGTTTAAGGTCAGCCCTAAAAAAATCCAAATCTAACTAATCTCCCCAAAACTCAAAGCGCCCGTGTACGCTTTTTTAACAAAAAGCTACACGGGCGCTTCTATATTGACCAAATGCGATCGTGATTAGATAAGCTAGTAAATTTCCTGTCCACGAACAGGAACCAACGGTAGTAAATCTAACCTAATCGTAGGGAATGGTCTTGGCCAA
This window encodes:
- a CDS encoding reductive dehalogenase anchoring protein, putative (KEGG: det:DET0163 reductive dehalogenase anchoring protein, putative), which produces MKLNIDFKWYQWLFGVISLILAFFLTHEIFATLAESQPGVVKVLSLLIGIPLIIFLYLTFGLRSALKKSKSN